A window of the Butyricimonas virosa genome harbors these coding sequences:
- a CDS encoding TlpA disulfide reductase family protein, whose translation MKKYLILLMMSVLFACNSQAGYVLKGVFKGAGDGCAVLRMHSKGKLVICDTVKMKGGKFVFEGETPCVGFALVTVVPEGKESVQMRLALENSKIEMKGDWKNVGMDEEGELVVKGMTVTGSKNNDVNEEIGKQWKVVETLPGFTKYAELAKKVQDNPEILEDTTFYWVYRKEFDAYMARVKEEQLKIIVANPSVETAAYQLYFMMNEMPLEQLEQIFGLFDEKVGESELASEVRACIELRQRIEPGRPAPEFTLARRDGSLLSLSDFRGKVVVLDFWASWCKPCRASFPWVREFYKEYKDKGVEIIGMSIDSNRASWEKALDEEQLPWPQVIDETVKGSYRVGELYHVLAVPMFVVVDKEGKIVVRAHMEKKELSAVVEEVLI comes from the coding sequence ATGAAAAAGTATTTGATATTATTGATGATGAGTGTGTTGTTCGCTTGTAACAGCCAAGCGGGATACGTGTTGAAAGGTGTGTTTAAAGGAGCGGGAGACGGTTGTGCGGTTTTGAGGATGCACTCTAAAGGAAAGCTAGTGATTTGTGATACGGTGAAGATGAAGGGAGGAAAATTCGTGTTCGAGGGGGAGACCCCGTGTGTGGGATTTGCCTTGGTTACGGTGGTACCGGAGGGGAAGGAGTCAGTTCAGATGAGATTGGCATTAGAGAATAGTAAGATTGAGATGAAGGGGGATTGGAAAAATGTGGGGATGGACGAGGAGGGAGAGTTGGTTGTCAAGGGAATGACAGTTACCGGTTCTAAAAACAATGATGTAAATGAGGAGATCGGCAAACAGTGGAAAGTGGTGGAGACGTTGCCGGGGTTTACGAAATATGCGGAATTGGCAAAAAAAGTGCAGGATAACCCGGAGATATTGGAAGATACGACTTTTTATTGGGTGTATAGAAAAGAGTTTGATGCGTACATGGCGCGGGTGAAGGAAGAGCAATTGAAAATTATAGTAGCTAACCCGTCCGTGGAAACAGCTGCTTACCAGTTGTATTTTATGATGAACGAGATGCCATTGGAGCAGTTGGAGCAGATATTCGGGCTGTTTGACGAGAAGGTGGGGGAGAGCGAATTGGCGAGTGAAGTGCGAGCTTGTATCGAGTTGAGGCAACGAATAGAACCGGGACGCCCGGCGCCCGAGTTCACGTTAGCCCGGCGGGACGGTTCTTTGTTGAGTTTGTCCGATTTCCGGGGCAAAGTGGTGGTGCTTGATTTCTGGGCAAGCTGGTGTAAGCCGTGCCGTGCTTCTTTCCCTTGGGTGCGGGAGTTTTACAAGGAATACAAGGACAAAGGTGTTGAGATTATCGGTATGAGTATCGATTCGAACCGGGCTTCATGGGAGAAAGCTTTGGATGAGGAGCAGTTACCGTGGCCACAGGTAATTGACGAAACGGTGAAAGGCTCCTATCGAGTGGGAGAATTGTACCACGTGTTGGCCGTGCCGATGTTCGTGGTTGTCGACAAAGAGGGAAAGATCGTGGTACGAGCCCACATGGAGAAAAAGGAGCTGTCGGCAGTGGTGGAAGAGGTGTTGATCTGA
- a CDS encoding TlpA disulfide reductase family protein, translated as MKINMFVVLASLFMACGTPKDGYVVKGSLKNAGDGYAVISVADHTGASVIADTAEMSGGKFRFEGKTPFVAACSLRVVPEGKEVLDMLIVLENSPIKLQGDWANLERSTGGSFFIRDMKVTGGKNTEVCNLLDEVYFSTRRLPEFKDYERLEKWFASLDENAELTDEVMRKADTLQEIEDRFRELVFGKQLEIMAAHPSSEAAALYLTPMIDGMTLDEFERVFGLFDEAVRNSEMLTDICEELETRQRLAPGRMAPVFSLAQCDGQMLSLADLRGKVVLVDFWASWCGSCRVSFPWMREFYKKYHDKGVEILGVSVDKDLKAWEKALDAEKLPWLHVRDAKVPGGKHMVSDLYDVTGIPHFVLIDREGKLVRCGYFEYELEELVDKLLMDKKTGK; from the coding sequence ATGAAAATAAATATGTTTGTTGTGCTTGCAAGTTTGTTTATGGCTTGCGGCACACCTAAGGACGGGTACGTGGTAAAAGGAAGCCTGAAAAATGCGGGAGACGGGTATGCGGTGATCTCCGTGGCCGACCATACGGGCGCATCGGTGATAGCAGATACAGCCGAGATGAGCGGGGGAAAGTTTCGTTTCGAGGGTAAGACGCCTTTCGTGGCGGCGTGTTCTTTGCGAGTGGTACCGGAAGGGAAAGAAGTGTTGGATATGCTTATCGTGTTGGAGAATAGTCCGATCAAGCTGCAAGGTGATTGGGCAAATCTGGAACGGAGTACCGGGGGGAGTTTCTTTATCCGGGATATGAAAGTCACGGGCGGCAAAAACACGGAGGTGTGTAATCTTCTGGATGAAGTGTATTTTTCCACCCGGAGATTGCCGGAGTTCAAGGATTATGAACGATTGGAAAAGTGGTTCGCTTCGCTGGATGAAAATGCGGAGTTGACGGACGAGGTGATGCGGAAGGCGGATACGTTGCAGGAGATAGAGGATCGTTTTCGGGAGTTGGTATTCGGGAAACAACTGGAAATCATGGCGGCACATCCGTCATCGGAAGCGGCAGCGCTGTACTTGACCCCCATGATAGACGGGATGACGTTGGACGAGTTCGAGCGGGTATTCGGGCTGTTTGATGAGGCGGTGAGGAATAGCGAGATGTTGACCGACATATGTGAGGAATTGGAAACTCGCCAGCGTCTGGCTCCGGGACGGATGGCTCCCGTGTTCTCGTTGGCACAGTGTGACGGGCAAATGCTGTCGCTTGCCGATTTACGCGGTAAAGTGGTGTTGGTGGACTTTTGGGCAAGCTGGTGCGGTTCGTGTCGTGTGTCTTTCCCTTGGATGAGAGAGTTTTACAAGAAGTATCACGATAAAGGGGTGGAAATTCTCGGGGTCAGCGTGGATAAGGACTTGAAAGCATGGGAAAAAGCATTGGATGCGGAAAAATTACCATGGTTGCATGTACGGGATGCGAAAGTTCCGGGTGGAAAGCATATGGTAAGTGACTTGTATGACGTGACGGGTATTCCGCACTTCGTGTTGATCGACCGTGAGGGGAAGTTAGTTAGATGTGGCTATTTTGAGTACGAACTGGAGGAGTTGGTGGATAAATTATTAATGGATAAGAAAACAGGAAAGTAG
- a CDS encoding RagB/SusD family nutrient uptake outer membrane protein, translated as MKKIYTIIVLLGAIVLGSCSDFLDETTDKSGSAYIYHMDQLYGLTGSTDLYLFSNVSDGEGISGTAYLTEAFPLSDAVELTPEFYVYGLLAGEPTTYDTYCWKGESLTASMNMMWTWTPVWERIYRFNTVLEYLDKVIQTTEATRNQVEGEARFGRAYYHFMLLTQYCLWGDDKPGIGYRDNTTTGEVPGRETVAYTLEHIYEDLRLAEETLIKAGRTTFDRTHNFRPTVPTLQAFRARVALYRGDYELALSNATEALKAHSTLVDFKDDPDYELEPWWFINVLDEEGEVVDVIEISSMFALDDMDTEAVAKYEELYLPNISWEGMGGTCPISESFYKLWDQENDARWIHFYSSCTPLLMASGSLVETDTNTYEDYISHEKWQRLKPWNLYSYSRFAGNSLVGMTTAEMYLIKAECEARSGETGMAAETLKTLRRTRFMDDASAEAGVTGSVQEVLDERLREMGAFWRFYDVKRLNGAENAGIYVRREILTDPTDLSTRIQLEIAPDDPRWALPFYTFEAATMGWEQNGGWE; from the coding sequence GCTCTATGGGCTGACCGGAAGTACCGATCTTTATTTGTTTTCTAATGTCAGTGATGGGGAAGGGATTTCTGGTACAGCCTATTTGACGGAAGCTTTTCCGTTATCGGATGCGGTGGAACTGACACCGGAGTTTTACGTGTACGGATTGTTGGCAGGAGAGCCGACTACCTATGACACGTATTGTTGGAAAGGAGAATCGTTGACAGCATCGATGAATATGATGTGGACTTGGACACCGGTTTGGGAACGAATTTATCGTTTTAATACGGTGTTGGAGTATCTGGACAAGGTGATTCAGACGACAGAAGCCACCCGTAATCAAGTGGAAGGTGAAGCCCGTTTCGGTAGGGCGTACTATCACTTTATGCTGTTGACGCAGTATTGCTTGTGGGGGGACGATAAGCCGGGTATCGGTTACCGGGACAATACCACGACGGGAGAGGTTCCCGGACGGGAAACGGTAGCTTACACGCTGGAACACATCTATGAGGATTTGAGACTGGCGGAAGAAACGTTGATTAAAGCGGGACGCACGACGTTTGACCGGACACATAATTTTCGTCCGACTGTGCCGACGCTGCAAGCGTTTCGGGCGCGGGTTGCCCTGTATCGGGGGGATTATGAGTTGGCATTGTCGAATGCAACGGAAGCGTTGAAAGCACATAGTACGTTAGTGGATTTTAAGGATGATCCCGACTATGAACTGGAACCGTGGTGGTTCATTAATGTGTTGGATGAAGAGGGGGAGGTTGTGGATGTCATTGAAATCAGTTCGATGTTTGCATTGGACGACATGGATACAGAGGCGGTAGCGAAGTACGAGGAGTTGTATTTGCCCAATATATCTTGGGAAGGGATGGGGGGTACTTGTCCGATTTCAGAGTCTTTTTATAAGCTTTGGGACCAGGAGAATGATGCTCGCTGGATACATTTTTACAGTTCTTGCACGCCTCTTCTGATGGCCTCCGGGAGTCTTGTCGAGACAGATACGAATACTTATGAAGACTATATCAGTCATGAAAAATGGCAACGATTGAAACCTTGGAATTTATACAGTTATTCGCGTTTCGCCGGTAATTCGCTTGTCGGTATGACGACAGCAGAGATGTATTTGATCAAGGCGGAGTGCGAGGCTCGGAGCGGAGAGACTGGAATGGCGGCAGAGACATTGAAAACGTTGCGTCGCACCCGTTTTATGGATGATGCGTCAGCCGAGGCGGGTGTTACTGGTAGCGTGCAGGAAGTGTTGGATGAGCGTTTGCGCGAGATGGGGGCTTTCTGGCGGTTCTATGATGTCAAACGTTTGAACGGGGCGGAGAATGCCGGTATTTACGTCCGTCGCGAGATTTTGACAGACCCGACCGATTTGAGTACACGCATACAATTAGAAATAGCCCCGGATGACCCTCGTTGGGCATTGCCTTTCTACACGTTTGAAGCGGCGACCATGGGTTGGGAACAGAATGGAGGTTGGGAATAA